A single genomic interval of Prunus dulcis chromosome 5, ALMONDv2, whole genome shotgun sequence harbors:
- the LOC117628281 gene encoding glutathione S-transferase U10-like has protein sequence MAEENKVTLYGMWSSPYVKRVELALRLKGIPYEYVEEDLRNKSQLLLKLNPIHQKVPVLVHNGKTIVESLVILEYIDETWKTGPQLLPEDPYKRSQVRFWASYLQQVFESMVSVLKTSGQAQEKAIKEVTEKLKLLEEGLKGFFPNGFPNSFDIENVGLLEVVICSHFGANEAQEEALGVKVITPEKTPLIYSSITALTEIPAVKAASIPHEKVVAFLKFFREKALKSSAE, from the exons atggcagAGGAAAACAAAGTGACCCTATATGGAATGTGGTCAAGCCCTTATGTTAAGAGGGTGGAATTGGCTCTCAGACTCAAAGGCATACCCTATGAATATGTGGAAGAAGATTTGAGGAACAAAAGCCAGTTGCTCCTCAAATTGAATCCCATTCATCAGAAAGTTCCAGTACTTGTCCACAATGGAAAAACAATTGTTGAGTCTCTTGTCATCCTTGAATATATTGATGAAACCTGGAAAACTGGCCCTCAACTTCTACCAGAAGATCCCTATAAACGATCCCAAGTTCGCTTCTGGGCAAGCTATCTGCAACAG GTGTTTGAGAGCATGGTCTCAGTGCTCAAAACCAGTGGACAAGCACAAGAGAAAGCCATTAAAGAAGTGACTGAGAAACTCAAGTTACTTGAAGAGGGATTGAAGGGTTTCTTCCCAAATGGCTTTCCAAATTCATTTGACATAGAAAATGTGGGACTACTAGAGGTGGTCATTTGTTCACATTTTGGTGCAAATGAAGCTCAGGAAGAAGCCCTTGGAGTGAAAGTTATAACCCCCGAGAAGACTCCACTAATTTATTCCTCCATAACAGCTCTGACTGAGATCCCTGCGGTGAAGGCGGCGAGCATTCCTCATGAGAAGGTGGTGGCTTTCCTCAAGTTCTTTAGAGAAAAGGCCCTCAAATCTTCTGCAGAGTGA
- the LOC117628717 gene encoding glutathione S-transferase U10-like — protein sequence MAEENKVTLYGMWISPYVKRVEFALRLKGIPYEYVEEDLRNKSPSLLKLNPVRQEVPVLVHNGKAIVESLFILEYIDETWKTGPQLLPEDPYKRSQVRFWASYLQQVFESMVSVLKSSGEAQEKAIKEVTEKLNLLEEGLKGFFPNGFPNSFDKENVGLLEVVIFSHFGSYEAQEEALGVKFITPEKTPLIYSSVTALTEIPAVKAERNSHEKVVAFLKFVRRNALRSSAE from the exons atggcagAGGAAAACAAAGTGACCCTTTATGGAATGTGGATAAGCCCTTATGTTAAGAGGGTGGAATTCGCTCTCAGACTCAAAGGCATACCCTATGAATATGTGGAGGAAGATTTGAGGAACAAAAGCCCATCGCTCCTCAAATTGAATCCTGTTCGTCAGGAAGTTCCAGTTCTTGTCCACAATGGAAAAGCAATTGTTGAGTCTCTTTTCATCCTTGAATACATTGATGAAACCTGGAAAACTGGCCCTCAACTTCTACCAGAAGATCCCTATAAACGTTCCCAAGTTCGCTTCTGGGCAAGCTATCTGCAACAG GTGTTTGAGAGCATGGTCTCAGTGCTCAAAAGCAGTGGAGAAGCACAAGAGAAAGCCATTAAAGAAGTGACTGAGAAACTTAACTTACTTGAAGAGGGATTGAAGGGTTTCTTCCCAAATGGCTTCCCTAATTCATTTGACAAAGAAAATGTGGGACTACTAGAGGTGGTCATTTTTTCACATTTTGGTTCATATGAAGCTCAGGAAGAAGCCCTTGGAGTAAAATTTATAACCCCTGAGAAGACTCCACTAATTTATTCCTCCGTAACAGCTCTGACTGAGATCCCTGCGGTGAAAGCGGAGCGCAATTCTCATGAGAAGGTGGTGGCTTTCCTCAAGTTCGTTAGACGAAATGCCCTCAGATCTTCTGCTGAGTGA